The genome window AACTTGTTGAAGAGATTAAGAAGTACGGAGTCAGAAATGCAATGGTTACAACTTGCCCACCAACTGGAAGCGTTTCAATGATTGCAGACACATCAAGCGGAATTGAGCCAATATTTGCCTTAGTTTATAAGAAGAGTGTGACTGTTGGCGAATTCTACTACATTGACCCAGTGTTTGAAGCTGAACTCAAGAAGAGAGGCCTTTACAGTGATGAATTGCTGGCAAAGATAAGCAATAACTACGGCTCAGTTCAGGGACTTGAGGAGATTCCAGAGGATATGCAGCGTGTATTTGTTACAGCAATGGATATTCACTGGCTTGACCACATTTTGGCCCAGGCTGAGATTCAGCTCTGGCTAACAGATTCGGCAAGCAAAACCATAAACATGCGAAACGATGCGACGGTTGAAGATGTCAAAGCTGCTTATCTCTTAGCATATAAGCTGGGCTGTAAAGGCATAACTGTTTACAGGGATGGTTCGTTGAGTGTTCAAGTTTACAGCGTCGAAGGTGAGAAGCGCAGGAGAGTTCCAGCAAAGCCAAGCGAATATGCAAAGAAAGTCTTAAAGGAAATTGTCGAGAAAGAACCATGGCTTAGAAGATTCATTGATGTTGAAGCAATAATAAATGGGACCAATGGGAAGAAAGAGAGCCTCAGCTTCAGCTTGAAAGTTAGTTCCGCACAAAAACATAAAGAGTCCAACAAAAGTGTTGGAGGTCAGAAAGGCGTTTGTCCCGTCTGCGGAGCTCCAACTGTTTTTGAAAGCGGTTGTGAAGTTTGTAAGAACTGCGGCTGGAGCAAGTGCGTTATCTCCTGAATTTCCTCTTTAATCTTTATTTTCAACCTGTTAAAAAATTTTATTGCTAAATTGATGGAAAAAATATTTATTCAAGTTATGTTCATATATTATGGGTGGGTAAAGTGCCTGTTAAATATGAGCTTAAAGATTTGTTAGACATAGTCGATTGGAATGAAAATCTTTCAATAATAGAGCGGGATTCGCGATCTCTAGGCTATGCTTTGGGGCTCAGCATGCTTAAAATACTCATTGAGCGGGAGGAATTTGTATGGCTTGTTCTTTTTGAGCCACTCTCAGTTCTTCGTACAAACCTTAAGATGGTTGGGTTGCATCTTGAAGAGCTCCTCCAGAGAGAGAACTTCTACATATTCGATATCTACGGCAGTGTTACCAAAATTAAACGAAATCTTCCCCACATTTATCAAGTGAAGGGTGACATCACTGGAATAAGTTTTGTTGCAAAATACATGGAGATTGCATCTTCTGCACTCTCAGAAACTTTGAGGAATTTAGGAGTTGAGGAAATCGAACGAGTATGGACACTTGGGTTCTTGGACTCAAGCGTTGGTAGGCTCTTTGACAATCCTGTTGAAATCTACAAGAGAATGTGGCTTCTCAAATATTCTCCGAGGATAAGACTGCCTATAAAGGATATACGTAGTATAATCATTTACAACTCATCAGAATTTCCCAAGCTGGAGAGTTTTATCTACGATGTATCTGATTATGTTTTGGAGAGCTTCGTTGTGGGTGAGAATGAGTTAAAGCATTTAATAGTGGTCTCAAAGTCTAAGAGGCCGGAGCTTGAAAATTTGGTACTTGAGTATCTCTTTGATGGAGGGGAGGGCGTTGATTAATCTTGGCATTCCTCAGCTCGATAAAATTATCGGTGGCATTGAGGATGGCTCTTTGATTGCATTGATTGAAAGAGATCCCCGCTCATTGGGGAGTTTAATCTCTCTTCTAGTTGCAAAGAAAAAGCTTGAAGAAGGTCATTTGGTTGTTCTCTTCAATAAATCTCTTCCTCTTCCAGTCCTATTGAACAGATTGGAAAGTGTTGGAATTAATGTGGATAGATACTTAGGAAATGGCCAGCTTGCAATACTTGATGTTTTTGACAGCTATTATGAGGTCAGGTATGACATTCCGAATGTGTTTTACATCAAGGGTGGAGTTCAAGAAGGTTCATATCTTCAAAAGTCCGTGAAAGAAGTACTGAGCATCAAAAGGGAGTGGGTGAGGAGAGGCTTGATTGATGAAAACAAAGAACTCTGGGGAATTAACTACAAGCTTTCGGACTATCTTGACATATTCAGTGAACATGGATTGATAAAAATCATTGAAACTACCTCTGAAATTAGATTTGTCCATGAGGCTTATACAAAGTATCCAAAAGGAACAAACATCTGGGTATTTTCAGGAAATAATCAAACAATAATTAATTTGCTTTACAGAAGAGCGGACTATGTAATTGAAACTAGGAGTATTCTCACTGAGGAAGGCGTAAAAAGAGAATTATACCTAATTAAGATGCCAAAAATGGGAAGAATTAGGAGATTCACATATCAGATTAAGGGAAATGAGTTCAGGATAGTTTGAGTTGTTTTTAACAAGAATTTGTAAACGCTGAATTTTTAAATTATTACCCCTATTCTACATTTATCAAGGAGGTGACAATATGGACAAGGTTTACCTCACATGGTGGCAGGTTGATAGAGCAATATTCTCATTGGCTGATAAACTGAGAGAGTACAAGCCCGATGTCATTGTTGGAATAGCGAGGGGCGGCCTAATTCCAGCAGTAAGATTAAGTCATATTTTAGGGGATATAGACCTCAAAGTAATAGATGTGAAGTTCTACACTGATATCAACGAGCATACAGAAATGCCAAAGATAGTAATCCCAATATACGGGGATTTAAAAGACAGAAAAGTTGTTATCGTTGACGATGTCAGCGACACAGGGAAGACACTGAAAGTCGTTATAGAGGAAGTTAAGAGACTTGGTGCAAAGGAGATAAAAGTTGCTTGTTTAGCTATGAAGCCCTGGACTTCAGTCGTGCCAGACTTCTATGTGTTTAGAACTGACAAGTGGATAGTGTTCCCCTGGGAGGAATTTCCGGTGGTGGTTAGGGGATGAGGGCTTTTATTGCTATTGATATCAATGATGAAGTTAGAAAAAAACTGACTGAAGCACAGGAAAAAATTGCAAGAACTAAAGCTGCTAAAATTAAGTTTGTTGAATCTGAAAATCTTCACATCACTCTAAAATTTTTGGGTGAGATAACTGAGGAACAAGCTGAGGAAATAAAGGAAATTCTCCAAAAGATAGCGAGTAAGTATAAAAAACATGATGTTAAAGTCAAAGGTATTGGTGTGTTTCCAAATCCAAACTATATCAGAGTAATTTGGGCTGGTGTTGAAGGGGATGAAATTATAAAGAGCATAGCTAGTGACATTGAGCGTGAACTAGGAAAACTTGGCTTTAAAAAGGATAAGGACTTTGTTGCTCATGTAACAATTGGAAGAGTGAAATTCGTTAAGGATAAGCTTGAGCTTGCAATGGCTCTTAAAGAGCTGGCAAATGAAGATTTTGGAGTTTTTAGAGTGGAAGCAATTGAGTTAAAGAAAAGTACATTGACTCCTAAGGGTCCAATTTACGAAACACTGGCAAGGTTTGAACTTAAGGATTAGGTTTTTATTCTTCTTTTCTAACTTTATCTTGGTGATTTCATGGAACTTTCAGAACTTTTAAACCAAGTTCTTAAAGAAATCAAGCCAAGTGAAGAGGAGAGAGAGCTTGTTGAGAAGGTAAAAGGAGAAGTTGAGAGTATTGCAAAAGAAACAATTGCTGCCTTTGGTTATGATGTTGAGCCCTACTTCGTTGGCTCTTTAGCTAAAGATACCTATCTAGCTGGAGATCACGATATTGACCTCTTTTTAGCATTTCCTCTTGAAATTCCATTGGAAGGGCTGAGAAAGGAAGGTTTGGAGCTTGCAAAGGCTATTGGGGAAAAGCTTGGGAAATATGAGGTTGCCTATGCCGAGCATCCTTATGTCAGAGCTTTTTATAGAGGATTTAAAGTCGATTTGGTGCCGTGTTACAATGTGAGAGACTGGAGAGAAGTGAGAACGGCTGTTGACAGGTCAATTCTTCACATGAAATGGGTCTTGAAGCATTTAAATAGCAAAAATGACGAAGTTAGGCTTTTGAAGAAGTTCTTCAAGGGGATTAATGTTTATGGCAGCGAGATTTATGTCAAAGGGTTTTCGGGCTATCTCACCGAACTCTTGATAATAAAATACGGCTCATTTCTCAAAGTCCTTGAGAATCACGACTTCATGCTTAGGCAGAAGATCATTGATTTGGAAGGCTGGCTGAAGAAAGAGCCGGAAGTAGCGATGAAAACTGTAAAGAGAGAGGCTGATGCTGACGTTCCGCTGATAGTTATTGACCCTGTTGACCCAAGGAGAAATGTTGCTTCAGCTTTAAGCTGGGAAAAATTTGGGATCTTCTACTTTAAAGCTAAGCAGTTCCTAGAAAAGCCTGCAAGAGAGTTTTTCTTCCTGGAGCAGAAGAAAATTGGGGATTACAAAAAGCTCCTGAGAGAAAAAGGGACAAAGCTTGTAACCCTGCTCTTTGAGAAGCCAGACTTAATAGATGATCTCCTTTTACCTCAGCTGGAAAAGAGTGCGAAAGGATTTATGAAAGCCCTAGAGCTTCAAGGCTTTAGGGTGTTTGAGGCTCACTGGGGATACAAAGACAAAGCGTTCATAATGCTCGAAGTTGACAGAGTTGAAAGGTCAAGAATTGAGATTAAACCTGGTCCAGAGTTCTTTACGGAGAGAGGTCTGAGGTTTTACTCAAAGAATCAGAAAGTCTGGATTCGCGGAAAGCGTTTGTATTCAGAGAAGGTGGTGAAAGAAAGCATCGTTGATGTCATTAGAGGGCTTTTAGAGAAGAATCAAGTTTCTTTAGGAAAACAAGTTAAGGAGCACATAATGCAAGCTGACATCCTGATCAACTTCGTTCCCCCAGAGCTTAGCGATGAGGCGTATCTGTTCCTAAGCAGAGAAAAATGGAATTTAAAAGACTAAACACTCCTATGCTCACACCATTCCTTGTTTTCCCATTCTCCGTGCCTCTCACCGGAAATGTGTCCTGTATCAGCTACTGCTTGCTTTAAATCATAGAGGCTTTCTATAGCACTCCTAATATCCTGCGGCAGGTCTTCCTTTCCAACGTATAAAGCCGCTCTTGTGACCACGTTGTACTTGCTGTTTGGGACTTCACTTTCAAGCGAGGCAAACCATGCATTTTCACTTGTCTCCCACCCTTCCATTCCTTGCATTCTGAACAAATCATAATCATAATAGAGCTGTGGGAAGGCTAAGAGCTTCATGTATTCGAGCAGTAAAAAGTTCGCTCTTTCGCTGTTCTCTTCCATGTAGATTTCTATCAGCTCAATTAGAGCTTTGCTTATAGCTGCGACGTTTCCAAATGTTACCCTTGTGTCTATGTGCTCCCAAAACCTTGGGCATGAGTGGTTTGCTAGGAGCATTATGTAGTAAATTCTGCCAAGCTTTAGACTCAGAGCGGGATCAACATCTTTTATTGGCTCAGTTATGTAATCAACGCTTGTATCTAATTCAAAATATTCGTAGTGCTCCCTGAAGAATATCCTAGCATATCTGACTAGGAACTCCTTTATGCTGTCATCGTCGGCATTGGAATATTTTTTGATTAAGTCCATAACTCCAAAGCGAACAGCCCGATTAAGCTCGCGGAAGAGCTTAGTGAAGGCAAACTTCCAGAGCTGAGAAACCTTTTTTCCTTTATACCAGCGGTGTATTACTTTATTATCTTCCCTTCTCACCCCAGTCCATCTCATATCACTAGTCCTTCCATCTATGCTCAAATCGTAGTAGTCGCTCCAGCTCGAGTAGTCTTTAACGTTTATTCTAAATTGCTCGCTGCATTCTCCTTCTAAACACTTATGCTCTCCACTCAGCTTCTTCCTCACGAATTCAACGGCATTTACTGCCTCGACTCCCTTTTCTTCCAGCCCTTTGACCCATTTCAAAAACTTATCAAGTTGCTGCGGATTGCTGAGTAAAGCCTCCAAGTCGCTTGAAAGGAACACTAAGTAGGGAATTTCCTCTTTCTCTTTGAAGACATCCACTCTTCCTTCAGCAACTGCTCTTATGAGCCCCTCAGCGTCCAAGGTATTGAACGCAAAAGCATCGCTCAGCTGGTGGTCTCTACCAAATAGGAACGCTGTTTTGCTATCACACTTGTAGGTGTTGCATGAAAACTTAGCCTGGGGTATGTTTAAGCCTATGAACTGTCTCTCATCAAGCAGAAAAACAACTCTCTTATCAGTCGCTTCAGTGATAATCCCAGCAGTCTTCTTTGTTATTACATTCTCGGGGAGCCAGAAGCCGACAACGCTTTTATCCTTTATAAATGGATCATAAAAGTCAAAAGAAACTTTAGCTAAAATCTCTTGCTCAAAAATGCTCAAATGTGGCATTATTGGGTGAAAAGGAACTGTTGGAACAGCTTCAACGTAGTTTTGAAATGTTTCCACGATCTCTCCATAAATTTTGGGTTTGTATCTGAGAACCATATACAATGTGAAAGGCTCAAAATCAACACTTACGCTTCCTTTTTTGAGCAGCATTAGTGTATCATCAACGTATTCGTAAGCCTTGATAACTGCTCTCGTCCAGTTTCTGCCTTTGACCTCTATATCTCTGATTCTCAGCGAGACTGGACTTAATCTTTCAGAGTATTTTATCGGATCCCACCCAGAGCCGTCGTGAATATAAATTATATCCCCCGGCTGATATGCATGAAAATGATACCCAAATTTTTGGAACATGGTATCACCTTGAGTGAATTGGTTTAGCTGGTATAAATTACTTGTGCCCATGTCTTTAACTCGATAACTTAATAAGGGTACCCTAATGGCATTAGGTTGGTGGAGTTGATGAATGACCTTGAGCTTAAGAATTATATCACAATGCTGAGAGCTAGAATGAGCTTCGCTGAGAAGCTTTATGGAATTAGGATGAACTATTTGCCTCTCGTCGTTGAAGATGAGATAATAATCCTTGACAAGAACGACGGTAAAATCAAAAGGCTGAGAGATAAAAAGCCTCTCAGTGAGAGCGAGCTTAAGGCCTTTTTACCCAAAATTAGGGAGAATATTGAGAAAGGCATTGTAGATTTGTATCTGACGATGAACTTCCAGTGCATTCACGGTCCCGGGGAGTAGCCTCCATAAACCACTGGCAGAAGCTTTACATAATCGTTTTCTTTCAGCTTGTAGTTTTTTTCAACTTTGCGCTCGTTTACGAGTATGTGGTGTTCCTCTGCACTTATCTTCAGCTTTCTAAGCAGATCCTCAACAGTTGAGCCTTCTTCAATTTCAATATCAAATTCTGGAGAGAATTTTAATGCGAGCTCTCCATACATTCTAATCCTTACCTTCATTTCTCAACCCCAGTAAAAAGCGTTCGAGCTTTTCATAAACCTCTTTTGGGGCTTCTCTGATTGGGGACAGCTTTAGCTTTGGTTTTTCAAGTCCAACTACGAGTTTTTCAAAGAATTCAAGGGCATTCCTCATAGCTTCCTCTTGAGTCATGCCAGGAGGGATGTCATTGTCAAAGTAGTACCAAGTATCAGCTTTCTTATCATATAATGCCAAGCTGGGCAGATATTCTCCACATTCTCCTCCGATTGTTAGTTCAATGAGTATTTCATCGTTTTCGAGATAGCCTCTTTTTTCAAGTTCTTCTCTCCACATTTATCTCACCGATGGAAAGATAGATGGGAGGAATAAAAAGCCTTTTCTAAACCAAAAGTTAAACCCCCAAGCGCTTCTTGATTCGCTTAACTTCTCTTTTTGCTTCCTCTAAGCCAAGCTCTTCGAGGACTTCTTCCTCAGGAATGCCGTTTTCATCATAGCCAATCTCTCCATAGTACTGCCTGAGCTTTTCTCTAATTTCCTCTCTCGTGGGAGCTTTTCCTTTCACTGGTCCGCTTGGCAGAGGCTCATAGAATCTTGGTGGATTGTCGTCATCCCTTCTTGGATCCCAGTAAACATCTGGCCCTCCGAGTAAGAGGAGAATTCTCTGGAGGTGAATTATTCTCAGCCCAGTTTCATTGAACCACTTATCTGGGGTTAAATCAAAGCCTGTGACTGCATTCCCAAACTCTATTATTTTTTCAAAGCCAGGCTTTGTAACAAACGAGCATATCACAGCTGAGTCATAGAAAGCGTTAACCAGTTCACCTTCATAGCTTCTCGCTGGAAGACCAGCGGTTGCTGTGTGATCTCCTCCCTGCACAGATGCGGCATAGCTTATATCTTTGGTATAGTCGAGGTTGCTTCTAATTCCATGTGCACCTATGCCAATACCCTTCACATGAACTGCATACCTAATAGCATCAACTCCTTTCATTGCGCTTATCTTTAATGCTGCTCTATAAGTTCCTTCAGCCAAAATTTCTCCTATTCCTTCCTTGTTTACAATCATTTCGAGAAGTTTTGCAAACGCTTTCTCATCTCCCCACTTAAGCTCAAAGCCTAAGTCATCTTTCGTTAGTATTCCCCTTTGATAAAGCTCAGCGGCAAAGCCTAGAGTATTTCCGGCATTTATCCCATCTAGCCCATATTCGTCAACCAAATAAGAGAGGTATACAATCTTTTCTGGCTCAAAGATTCCTAAGTTGGTTCCCATGTAAGCCATGAGTTCATAATCGGGAGCATCTGTAATTGCACCCTTATAGGGGCCGTACCTTAAATACGAAATTTTCATGCAGTTTACTGGACAGCCATAATCTGCCCAGTACTTCTTTATCCATGCTTTAAGTTCAAAGTTCACGACGCTGATTTCTTCGTTGTCATGATACTCTTCCTGCCAGTTTCTGACTGGTTGGCTTGAGCGGTCTTTTCCAACGCTGTAACCGCCAGCCCCAGTTCCCCACTGTCTAAATGTTGTAAGCGTCAAAAGCTCTCTTTGAAATTCCCTCAGCATAGTTTTGAACTTCTCCTTATCATAAACGGGAGGTAAAGCCTTGCTTCCCTTGACAACAATGGCTTTCAGCATTTTGCTCCCCATTACAGCCCCAAAACCGCCGTAACCAGCGGCATGCATCAGCTTAGTCATTATCGCCGCAAAGCGGACTTTATTCTCTCCCCCTTTACCAATGTACATAATCGCAGGCTCTTTTGGAATTCCCCTAAGCTTTTCCTTCTTTTTCAGTTCTTCATGAACGTCCTTTGTCAGAGTCTTAACGACCTCGACACCGTTCATTCCCCAGTATTTGCTCGCATCTCTAATTTCAATTGTGTCATCATTGACGAATAGATAAACCGGTTCTCTAGCTTTTCCCCTAATTATTATCCCATCGTATCCAGAAGCTTTGAGCTCGATTCCTACCTCGCTGCTTAAAACGCTCCCAACAACACCGTTGCTCTCTGGGGACTTAGATACGACGGCAGTTTTCATTCCTGGGTAATAGCCTGTTAGAGGTCCTGTTAAAATTAGCAGAAGGTTTTCTTTACCGAGAGGATCAACATTTTCCCATCTTTCACCAAGCTCCTTCCAGAGGATGTAAGTGCCTAATCCCCTCCCACCATAGAACTTCTTTAATATTTCTTCATCAATTTCGACAACCTTTATTTTTTCCTTGCTTAAGTCAACATCAATAAGCTTTCCAGTGTAGCCATACATTTTCTCACCTCACAAATTCCTCTCCATACATTTTTCTCGCCAAATTCATGCTCTTCTCCACTGGCTCCTTTGCAAAAGTTCTGTATATTGAGCGGTAGTTGCCCTTAACGAGAATTAGAGCATCATGGCCAGCCTCATGGCAGACTTCAACACACTTTGGATTCCCACCACATAAATCGCAGATGACAACACTGCCTTTCCCAGTTGGGATTCTGGGAACTCTCCCGGGGCAGGCTAAAATACAGGCTCCACACTCTGTGCACTTCTCCTCATCAACTAGGACAGCTCCGGTTTTTTCATCAACACTTAGTGCACCAAAATTGCAGGCATTCACACAAGGATAATCTGGACACTGGACACAAGTATGGGGAACATTTACACCAGGCAACAGCTCGTAAATCCTTATGCGAGAGGCCTCTGGCCATATTATTCCCTCATGTTCTAAAGAACAAGCGACTTCACATAATCTGCAACCACTGCACTTATCTGGAGTTACAAGAATCCAAATCCTTTCCTCACTTTTTGTTTCCTCTCCCATGGTATACACCTAAAAAGATTTTTATGCTTATGAGGTATATATCCTTTATGCAAATCAAAGCGTTTAAATTGGAATCTGAAAATACCTTTATAACCCAGAGAGCGAGGTCATTTCGATGAAAAAAGCTGAAGCAGTACTTTTAGGCATCACAGCAATATGGGGATTCACTTTTCCAGCAATGAAAGTTAGTCTTGATTATATTTCCCCGATTCTTTTCTTAGCGTATCGCTTTGGTATCGCCTCACTCCTGATGCTTTTAATTTTTAGAAACAAAGTTCTGCGAAACGACACACTTAAAGAGGGCTTTATTTTGGGCATAACTCTGTTTTTTGGACACGGATTCCAAATAACTGGTTTAAAATATACGACAGCCTCAAATTCTGCCTTTATAACATCTCTCTATGTGGTATTTACTCCTTTCATAGCTTATTTCATTCTTAAAGATAAACTTGAGCTTAGGGATTTTGTTTCATTAATTATCGCAGTTATAGGGCTCTATTTAATATCTGGAGCAAGTCTAAAGTTCAACAAAGGCGATCTGCTTACTGTTCTATGTGCACTCTCTTTTGCTTTTCAGATAGTTTTAGTTCAAAAATTTGGAGAGAAGGATTACCTTAGCCTCGCATTTTGGCAGATATTCTGGAATTTTGTGTTCTCTTTTACGTATGCTGGAATTGTAGAAGGCTTCAAATTCCCAACCAATTATCTTCCTTGGGTAGGCATTCTTTACACATCGCTTTTTGCCACGGTCATAGCGTTTACGCTTCAAATTAAGTATCAGAAGGAGACGAAAGCTCATAAGGCGGCCTTGATTTATTCAGCGGAGCCGATATTTGGGCACATTGCGGCTTTTATAACAATTAGAGAAGTGCTAAGCTTGAAGGGTTACGCTGGTGCAGGACTAATTTTGGCTGCTATATGGAATGAAATAAGAAATGAGAGGGCTTAAACTGGAGTGGGAGTTCCACTTATATCTGGGGACGCAGAAGATGCCTTCTTTGGATCTTTGATTCCAATCCGCATTACCTCTTTCACTCTTTCAATGTCAACAATAGTGTTTATGCACCCTGCCTTAAGGAGTGGAACTGCTTGGAGAGGTATTTTTAGTATAGAAAGCTTTTCTGCAGCTTCAGCTAGTTCAGGCCAGCAGGCAATTCCAATTGCTGCTTTTATCTCGCCCTTCGGAACCTTCTCCTTGAGAATCTTTTTGACTAAACTTCCTCCTGGAACTATGTAGAACTGCTTGTATCCGAGCTTTTCTCCATACTTAATTATCTCCCCGATTGAGCACTTTCCGCACTTTGTGCATTTCCATCCATATTCGCCGAATTCTGCTGGACATTCTTTGACATTCCTTAGACATTGTGGTATGAAAACCGCTCTTTTCTCAACTGGAACTTTTGCAAAATTCTCTTTATATGCCTTATTCTTAAGCTCAACGTAGATTTGATCTGTAAGTTCTTCGTCTTCGCTAATTAATGAAAGTGCTATTCTCACGGCATTTCTTGTACTCAAATCAGCACCTAATGCAAAGAGTTTGGCTATTGTGTTTTCTAAGCTCATGGTTTTCACCACTGTGAAAAGCCTTAAATTTCTATGTGCATATAAACCTTTAGCCCTCCCCACTCACACCTCCGGGACAAGTGACCGGAGGTCGGTCGGGGAGGGTACACTACTTTAAGAGCCTCTTTAAGAGTGCCCATTCTTTTTTGCTCCATGCTGAGGGATTTGTTACAAGGAGGAGAGAGCCGTTATATAGGATTATAAAGTCCCTCAACGAGCTCAGGAACTTGACTATAGACTCAAAGCTGTTGTACATTATGAGATACTCAAGACAATCAATTACTATAACCCCCTGCTTGTTCACTGCAGCAGTAGCGCGTAGATACCTATTTGCCAGCTCTGCAATCTTTGCTAAATTAGTTGGGGAGATAGTTTTCACGTCCTTTCCAGTTATGTGGGTTATGAAGTATGCTTCCCACTTCTCTGGGACGTCTGAGATGTCTCTTAGGAATGCAAGAACTTCAAAATCCCTAAGAGATTCCTTTATTCGTTTGTATGTGTCTTCATCAACGATTAAAACTCCTGTCTCAATTTCAATTTTTTGACTTTCTTCTTTTTTAAGCAATTCTTGAAATCTTTCAGTCCTGACGAATTGGATTATTGAATAAGAGGCCATAAAAGTGAAAAGTGCACCTAAAACGAATCCAATAGGAGCAAACCACTCTACTGGTCTCAAGAGTGGGTAATCCATGTCGTGAATACCATACAACATTAAAGAAATCGCCAATAGTGTTGCCTTTTTGCAGTAAATCCTTGAGATAGATACTGTGAGAACACCTGCAAGAAAAATGTAAAAGCCAGAAAGTCCATATGGGATTCCTATGGACATCAGCCATTCTGAGGTATTTCTAAGATTTGTTATACCGATTAAATACAAAGTCATTACCAATGGTACTGATGCGACATAAGAGAACTCCGTGGGTATTGGACAAAATGCCTCTTCTTCAATCACTCTTAAAATTCCATAAAACAGGAGAGATGCAAAGAGAGCTTCAAAAATGGAGTTCAGTTCATGAATGCTAACAATGTCAAAAACAATTGAAACTGTAGCTGAAAGCCATGCTAATGCTAAAATGAGGGTGGATTTTCTG of Thermococcus sp. M39 contains these proteins:
- a CDS encoding phosphoribosyltransferase, which encodes MDKVYLTWWQVDRAIFSLADKLREYKPDVIVGIARGGLIPAVRLSHILGDIDLKVIDVKFYTDINEHTEMPKIVIPIYGDLKDRKVVIVDDVSDTGKTLKVVIEEVKRLGAKEIKVACLAMKPWTSVVPDFYVFRTDKWIVFPWEEFPVVVRG
- a CDS encoding DMT family transporter, which translates into the protein MKKAEAVLLGITAIWGFTFPAMKVSLDYISPILFLAYRFGIASLLMLLIFRNKVLRNDTLKEGFILGITLFFGHGFQITGLKYTTASNSAFITSLYVVFTPFIAYFILKDKLELRDFVSLIIAVIGLYLISGASLKFNKGDLLTVLCALSFAFQIVLVQKFGEKDYLSLAFWQIFWNFVFSFTYAGIVEGFKFPTNYLPWVGILYTSLFATVIAFTLQIKYQKETKAHKAALIYSAEPIFGHIAAFITIREVLSLKGYAGAGLILAAIWNEIRNERA
- the thpR gene encoding RNA 2',3'-cyclic phosphodiesterase gives rise to the protein MRAFIAIDINDEVRKKLTEAQEKIARTKAAKIKFVESENLHITLKFLGEITEEQAEEIKEILQKIASKYKKHDVKVKGIGVFPNPNYIRVIWAGVEGDEIIKSIASDIERELGKLGFKKDKDFVAHVTIGRVKFVKDKLELAMALKELANEDFGVFRVEAIELKKSTLTPKGPIYETLARFELKD
- a CDS encoding MoaD/ThiS family protein, whose amino-acid sequence is MKVRIRMYGELALKFSPEFDIEIEEGSTVEDLLRKLKISAEEHHILVNERKVEKNYKLKENDYVKLLPVVYGGYSPGP
- a CDS encoding DUF116 domain-containing protein, translating into MSLENTIAKLFALGADLSTRNAVRIALSLISEDEELTDQIYVELKNKAYKENFAKVPVEKRAVFIPQCLRNVKECPAEFGEYGWKCTKCGKCSIGEIIKYGEKLGYKQFYIVPGGSLVKKILKEKVPKGEIKAAIGIACWPELAEAAEKLSILKIPLQAVPLLKAGCINTIVDIERVKEVMRIGIKDPKKASSASPDISGTPTPV
- a CDS encoding glycoside hydrolase, producing MFQKFGYHFHAYQPGDIIYIHDGSGWDPIKYSERLSPVSLRIRDIEVKGRNWTRAVIKAYEYVDDTLMLLKKGSVSVDFEPFTLYMVLRYKPKIYGEIVETFQNYVEAVPTVPFHPIMPHLSIFEQEILAKVSFDFYDPFIKDKSVVGFWLPENVITKKTAGIITEATDKRVVFLLDERQFIGLNIPQAKFSCNTYKCDSKTAFLFGRDHQLSDAFAFNTLDAEGLIRAVAEGRVDVFKEKEEIPYLVFLSSDLEALLSNPQQLDKFLKWVKGLEEKGVEAVNAVEFVRKKLSGEHKCLEGECSEQFRINVKDYSSWSDYYDLSIDGRTSDMRWTGVRREDNKVIHRWYKGKKVSQLWKFAFTKLFRELNRAVRFGVMDLIKKYSNADDDSIKEFLVRYARIFFREHYEYFELDTSVDYITEPIKDVDPALSLKLGRIYYIMLLANHSCPRFWEHIDTRVTFGNVAAISKALIELIEIYMEENSERANFLLLEYMKLLAFPQLYYDYDLFRMQGMEGWETSENAWFASLESEVPNSKYNVVTRAALYVGKEDLPQDIRSAIESLYDLKQAVADTGHISGERHGEWENKEWCEHRSV
- a CDS encoding aldehyde ferredoxin oxidoreductase family protein, whose protein sequence is MYGYTGKLIDVDLSKEKIKVVEIDEEILKKFYGGRGLGTYILWKELGERWENVDPLGKENLLLILTGPLTGYYPGMKTAVVSKSPESNGVVGSVLSSEVGIELKASGYDGIIIRGKAREPVYLFVNDDTIEIRDASKYWGMNGVEVVKTLTKDVHEELKKKEKLRGIPKEPAIMYIGKGGENKVRFAAIMTKLMHAAGYGGFGAVMGSKMLKAIVVKGSKALPPVYDKEKFKTMLREFQRELLTLTTFRQWGTGAGGYSVGKDRSSQPVRNWQEEYHDNEEISVVNFELKAWIKKYWADYGCPVNCMKISYLRYGPYKGAITDAPDYELMAYMGTNLGIFEPEKIVYLSYLVDEYGLDGINAGNTLGFAAELYQRGILTKDDLGFELKWGDEKAFAKLLEMIVNKEGIGEILAEGTYRAALKISAMKGVDAIRYAVHVKGIGIGAHGIRSNLDYTKDISYAASVQGGDHTATAGLPARSYEGELVNAFYDSAVICSFVTKPGFEKIIEFGNAVTGFDLTPDKWFNETGLRIIHLQRILLLLGGPDVYWDPRRDDDNPPRFYEPLPSGPVKGKAPTREEIREKLRQYYGEIGYDENGIPEEEVLEELGLEEAKREVKRIKKRLGV
- the cca gene encoding CCA tRNA nucleotidyltransferase; this translates as MELSELLNQVLKEIKPSEEERELVEKVKGEVESIAKETIAAFGYDVEPYFVGSLAKDTYLAGDHDIDLFLAFPLEIPLEGLRKEGLELAKAIGEKLGKYEVAYAEHPYVRAFYRGFKVDLVPCYNVRDWREVRTAVDRSILHMKWVLKHLNSKNDEVRLLKKFFKGINVYGSEIYVKGFSGYLTELLIIKYGSFLKVLENHDFMLRQKIIDLEGWLKKEPEVAMKTVKREADADVPLIVIDPVDPRRNVASALSWEKFGIFYFKAKQFLEKPAREFFFLEQKKIGDYKKLLREKGTKLVTLLFEKPDLIDDLLLPQLEKSAKGFMKALELQGFRVFEAHWGYKDKAFIMLEVDRVERSRIEIKPGPEFFTERGLRFYSKNQKVWIRGKRLYSEKVVKESIVDVIRGLLEKNQVSLGKQVKEHIMQADILINFVPPELSDEAYLFLSREKWNLKD
- a CDS encoding 4Fe-4S dicluster domain-containing protein, which gives rise to MGEETKSEERIWILVTPDKCSGCRLCEVACSLEHEGIIWPEASRIRIYELLPGVNVPHTCVQCPDYPCVNACNFGALSVDEKTGAVLVDEEKCTECGACILACPGRVPRIPTGKGSVVICDLCGGNPKCVEVCHEAGHDALILVKGNYRSIYRTFAKEPVEKSMNLARKMYGEEFVR